One window of Aricia agestis chromosome 20, ilAriAges1.1, whole genome shotgun sequence genomic DNA carries:
- the LOC121737243 gene encoding serine/threonine-protein kinase BRI1-like 1 isoform X6: MKNPNFILISLGLMLIMGCGGAAGEIKGGFERQVDLFPSRRGCKLVRESCIYRAYCTDVIEIDYQSTYINNNYNECEFVIHNLGEAFLPINISYRGVNPKPFRSNDQYSQNYYNGRLQLRSPNVFVQSADFSNNGYHFMPNIEDFINLITLNMSHNALTVATLSNSQNSISLQEIDFSFNSVETIDVQSEEHPYKELQVLNLSYNNLTIIPEAIFYHFTKLRKLDISHNSITTISSMAFFALKQMLVLNLANNHITSLSQSLAKLYTLKELYLPENNISVIQYSDINSLQSLNTVDLSSNNIESIEQGVFNNMSQLNFLNLKNNHLQSLEINMFSNCNKLENVDLSENRITKLPIYLFKNNNISHFSIAENNIEGSLVKGMFEGLKYVEKLDLSFQRITSIDDECFLGVDNIKELLLNNNQISTLKKYSFKLLTKLIRLDLSHNFIYNFTLNTEDLLNLEYLSLCRNEIAHIETIQLQFLKKLEFLDVSGNKIIDIEPNSFSQLPYLKVLLISNNHLEGSLSQDTFNGLQAVPELDLSYSFLTAISNGSFNGMRHLRSINVSHCSIYNISYNAFINTDNLDTLDLSYNKLTHFNINTTDIKMLKTLILRANVIQTLQHNLFDKMVQLQTLDLSRNSLVTLGKDVFNGLSNLEFLDVSNNCNLTVGFEIIKPLQKLKALQLSGTKVNITFDSQNNSLLKELVMSNAGIKKLTNLNLIKLFQLPHLVLSHNEISDLAGSIANLSYLHTLDLSFNKIKSLQPGSFIGCSNLNVLNISHNLVANINYGAFYGLSTLNVLDVSYNLLENLEDEKFYQMHSLEKLIVDYNKISYVTVEQFLGARLKILSIGGNPLPCKALIKLKHGNDSYPFQITAMVHDKSNEHNYNGVSCVDSNT; this comes from the exons ATGAAAAATCCGAATTTCATACTTATCAGCTTAG GACTCATGCTGATCATGGGATGTGGAGGTGCGGCCGGAGAAATAAAAGGAGGGTTCGAAAGGCAGGTCGACTTATTTCCAAGTAGACGTGGTTGCAAACTTGTCAGAGAAAGCTGTATATATCGTGCGTATTGCACAGATGTGATTGAAATTGACTATCAATcaacatacataaataataattataatgaatgTGAATTTGTAATACACAATCTCGGAGAGGCTTTTCTGCCAATAAATATTTCGTACAGAG GTGTCAATCCAAAACCTTTTAGAAGCAACGATCAGTATagccaaaattattataatggtcGACTTCAGCTTAGAAGTCCTAATGTTTTTGTACAGTCTGCAGATTTCAGCAATAATGGTTATCATTTTATGCCTAATATagaagattttattaatttgataacATTAAATATGTCCCATAATGCGCTAACTGTAGCCACTCTGTCAAATTCTCAGAATTCTATTTCACTGCAGGAAATAGACTTTTCATTCAATAGTGTTGAAACTATAGATGTTCAATCGGAAGAACATCCTTACAAAGAGCTACAAGTGTTAAATTTATCGTACAATAATTTGACAATTATACCAGAAGCAATTTTTTACCATTTCACAAAATTAAGGAAATTAGATATATCCCATAATTCTATCACTACTATTAGCTCTATGGCATTTTTTGCATTAAAACAAATGTTAGTATTAAATTTAGCTAACAACCATATTACAAGTCTCAGCCAATCACTTGCTAAACTGTATACGCTGAAAGAACTTTATCTTCCAGAAAATAATATCTCCGTCATACAATATAGTGACATAAATTCATTACAATCACTAAATACTGTTGATTTGAGTTCCAACAACATTGAATCTATAGAACAGggtgtttttaataatatgtcacagcttaatttccttaatttaaaaaataatcacttgcAATCATTAGAAATAAATATGTTTTCCAATTGTAATAAATTAGAAAACGTCGATTTGTCAGAAAATAGAATAACAAAACTGCCGATATACCTTTTCAAAAACAATAACATATCGCACTTCTCTATAGCAGAGAATAACATCGAAGGAAGTTTAGTAAAAGGAATGTTTGAAGGATTAAAATATGTTGAAAAATTAGACCTCAGTTTTCAAAGGATAACATCAATAGATGATGAATGCTTCCTTGGTGTGGATAACATTAaagaattattacttaataataatcagATCTCGACgcttaaaaaatattcatttaaactATTGACAAAACTTATCCGTTTAGATCTTTcacacaattttatttataattttactctAAACACAGAGGACTTACTAAACCTTGAGTATCTTTCTTTGTGTCGTAATGAAATAGCTCACATAGAGACGATTCAACTTCAGTTTTTAAAAAAGTTAGAGTTTTTAGATGTAtcgggaaataaaataatcgaTATCGAACCTAATTCGTTTAGTCAGCTGCCGTACCTGAAGGTTTTACTTATTAGCAATAATCATCTGGAAGGAAGTCTATCACAGGATACTTTCAATGGCTTACAAGCTGTGCCCGAACTGGATCTATCGTATAGCTTCTTAACAGCTATAAGTAATGGGTCATTTAATGGGATGAGACATCTACGCAGTATTAATGTTTCGCATTGTTCTATATATAACATAAGTTACAACGCATTCATCAATACTGATAATCTAGATACTCTTGACTTATCGTATAATAAATTGACTCACTTCAATATAAACACAACAGATATAAAAATgcttaaaactttaattttacgaGCTAATGTAATTCAAACTCTACAACATAATTTGTTTGATAAAATGGTCCAGCTACAAACGCTAGATCTATCTCGCAATAGTTTAGTTACTTTAGGTAAAGATGTATTTAACGGCCTCAGTAACTTAGAGTTTTTAGATGTATCAAACAACTGTAATTTAACCGTAGGGTTTGAGATTATAAAACCTCTCCAGAAATTAAAAGCACTTCAATTGTCTGGCACGAAAGTAAATATAACATTTGACAGTCAAAATAACTCGTTATTGAAAGAGTTGGTAATGTCCAACGcaggtataaaaaagttgacAAATTTGAATTTGATAAAACTTTTTCAATTGCCTCATTTAGTGTTAAGCCACAACGAAATATCTGATTTAGCAGGAAGTATTGCAAATTTGAGTTATTTACATACCCTTGATTTGAGCTTTAATAAGATTAAGAGTTTGCAACCTGGTTCATTTATAGGTTGTAGTAATTTAAATGTGCTTAATATATCACATAACTTAGTAGCGAACATAAACTACGGTGCCTTCTACGGATTGTCGACATTGAATGTACTAGATGTATCGTATAATTTACTTGAGAACTTGGAAGATGAAAAATTTTATCAAATGCACTCTCTTGAAAAGCTGATTGTTGATTACAATAAGATTTCGTATGTCACTGTTGAACAGTTTTTAGGAGCAAGGCTTAAAATATTAAGCATAGGCGGTAATCCTTTACCATGCAAAGCTTTAATCAAACTAAAACACGGTAATGACTCTTACCCGTTCCAAATAACTGCTATGGTACATGACAAAAGTAATGAGCATAATTATAATGGAGTTTCATGTGTGGATAGCAATA CTTAA
- the LOC121737243 gene encoding serine/threonine-protein kinase BRI1-like 1 isoform X2, protein MKNPNFILISLGLMLIMGCGGAAGEIKGGFERQVDLFPSRRGCKLVRESCIYRAYCTDVIEIDYQSTYINNNYNECEFVIHNLGEAFLPINISYRGVNPKPFRSNDQYSQNYYNGRLQLRSPNVFVQSADFSNNGYHFMPNIEDFINLITLNMSHNALTVATLSNSQNSISLQEIDFSFNSVETIDVQSEEHPYKELQVLNLSYNNLTIIPEAIFYHFTKLRKLDISHNSITTISSMAFFALKQMLVLNLANNHITSLSQSLAKLYTLKELYLPENNISVIQYSDINSLQSLNTVDLSSNNIESIEQGVFNNMSQLNFLNLKNNHLQSLEINMFSNCNKLENVDLSENRITKLPIYLFKNNNISHFSIAENNIEGSLVKGMFEGLKYVEKLDLSFQRITSIDDECFLGVDNIKELLLNNNQISTLKKYSFKLLTKLIRLDLSHNFIYNFTLNTEDLLNLEYLSLCRNEIAHIETIQLQFLKKLEFLDVSGNKIIDIEPNSFSQLPYLKVLLISNNHLEGSLSQDTFNGLQAVPELDLSYSFLTAISNGSFNGMRHLRSINVSHCSIYNISYNAFINTDNLDTLDLSYNKLTHFNINTTDIKMLKTLILRANVIQTLQHNLFDKMVQLQTLDLSRNSLVTLGKDVFNGLSNLEFLDVSNNCNLTVGFEIIKPLQKLKALQLSGTKVNITFDSQNNSLLKELVMSNAGIKKLTNLNLIKLFQLPHLVLSHNEISDLAGSIANLSYLHTLDLSFNKIKSLQPGSFIGCSNLNVLNISHNLVANINYGAFYGLSTLNVLDVSYNLLENLEDEKFYQMHSLEKLIVDYNKISYVTVEQFLGARLKILSIGGNPLPCKALIKLKHGNDSYPFQITAMVHDKSNEHNYNGVSCVDSNSKVYNTDYKKDNNIGNDGDIQILTDIRNILKDLTINNVKHDDFESLSSIINKAQNSSTRDELNNIVTILRSLSNKTLEREEIKMKNDRSILTLLEKILKVIIAQNYVATPLPLNNTSNNTEYSKDSKELENNFVLEKDRMISELDDKISVLIKKIESKTDSNSKSPIFTEVCTGLILTILVCLCCIIGFYVYRFQLISVGQRSSSRRQITVDMDNSNL, encoded by the exons ATGAAAAATCCGAATTTCATACTTATCAGCTTAG GACTCATGCTGATCATGGGATGTGGAGGTGCGGCCGGAGAAATAAAAGGAGGGTTCGAAAGGCAGGTCGACTTATTTCCAAGTAGACGTGGTTGCAAACTTGTCAGAGAAAGCTGTATATATCGTGCGTATTGCACAGATGTGATTGAAATTGACTATCAATcaacatacataaataataattataatgaatgTGAATTTGTAATACACAATCTCGGAGAGGCTTTTCTGCCAATAAATATTTCGTACAGAG GTGTCAATCCAAAACCTTTTAGAAGCAACGATCAGTATagccaaaattattataatggtcGACTTCAGCTTAGAAGTCCTAATGTTTTTGTACAGTCTGCAGATTTCAGCAATAATGGTTATCATTTTATGCCTAATATagaagattttattaatttgataacATTAAATATGTCCCATAATGCGCTAACTGTAGCCACTCTGTCAAATTCTCAGAATTCTATTTCACTGCAGGAAATAGACTTTTCATTCAATAGTGTTGAAACTATAGATGTTCAATCGGAAGAACATCCTTACAAAGAGCTACAAGTGTTAAATTTATCGTACAATAATTTGACAATTATACCAGAAGCAATTTTTTACCATTTCACAAAATTAAGGAAATTAGATATATCCCATAATTCTATCACTACTATTAGCTCTATGGCATTTTTTGCATTAAAACAAATGTTAGTATTAAATTTAGCTAACAACCATATTACAAGTCTCAGCCAATCACTTGCTAAACTGTATACGCTGAAAGAACTTTATCTTCCAGAAAATAATATCTCCGTCATACAATATAGTGACATAAATTCATTACAATCACTAAATACTGTTGATTTGAGTTCCAACAACATTGAATCTATAGAACAGggtgtttttaataatatgtcacagcttaatttccttaatttaaaaaataatcacttgcAATCATTAGAAATAAATATGTTTTCCAATTGTAATAAATTAGAAAACGTCGATTTGTCAGAAAATAGAATAACAAAACTGCCGATATACCTTTTCAAAAACAATAACATATCGCACTTCTCTATAGCAGAGAATAACATCGAAGGAAGTTTAGTAAAAGGAATGTTTGAAGGATTAAAATATGTTGAAAAATTAGACCTCAGTTTTCAAAGGATAACATCAATAGATGATGAATGCTTCCTTGGTGTGGATAACATTAaagaattattacttaataataatcagATCTCGACgcttaaaaaatattcatttaaactATTGACAAAACTTATCCGTTTAGATCTTTcacacaattttatttataattttactctAAACACAGAGGACTTACTAAACCTTGAGTATCTTTCTTTGTGTCGTAATGAAATAGCTCACATAGAGACGATTCAACTTCAGTTTTTAAAAAAGTTAGAGTTTTTAGATGTAtcgggaaataaaataatcgaTATCGAACCTAATTCGTTTAGTCAGCTGCCGTACCTGAAGGTTTTACTTATTAGCAATAATCATCTGGAAGGAAGTCTATCACAGGATACTTTCAATGGCTTACAAGCTGTGCCCGAACTGGATCTATCGTATAGCTTCTTAACAGCTATAAGTAATGGGTCATTTAATGGGATGAGACATCTACGCAGTATTAATGTTTCGCATTGTTCTATATATAACATAAGTTACAACGCATTCATCAATACTGATAATCTAGATACTCTTGACTTATCGTATAATAAATTGACTCACTTCAATATAAACACAACAGATATAAAAATgcttaaaactttaattttacgaGCTAATGTAATTCAAACTCTACAACATAATTTGTTTGATAAAATGGTCCAGCTACAAACGCTAGATCTATCTCGCAATAGTTTAGTTACTTTAGGTAAAGATGTATTTAACGGCCTCAGTAACTTAGAGTTTTTAGATGTATCAAACAACTGTAATTTAACCGTAGGGTTTGAGATTATAAAACCTCTCCAGAAATTAAAAGCACTTCAATTGTCTGGCACGAAAGTAAATATAACATTTGACAGTCAAAATAACTCGTTATTGAAAGAGTTGGTAATGTCCAACGcaggtataaaaaagttgacAAATTTGAATTTGATAAAACTTTTTCAATTGCCTCATTTAGTGTTAAGCCACAACGAAATATCTGATTTAGCAGGAAGTATTGCAAATTTGAGTTATTTACATACCCTTGATTTGAGCTTTAATAAGATTAAGAGTTTGCAACCTGGTTCATTTATAGGTTGTAGTAATTTAAATGTGCTTAATATATCACATAACTTAGTAGCGAACATAAACTACGGTGCCTTCTACGGATTGTCGACATTGAATGTACTAGATGTATCGTATAATTTACTTGAGAACTTGGAAGATGAAAAATTTTATCAAATGCACTCTCTTGAAAAGCTGATTGTTGATTACAATAAGATTTCGTATGTCACTGTTGAACAGTTTTTAGGAGCAAGGCTTAAAATATTAAGCATAGGCGGTAATCCTTTACCATGCAAAGCTTTAATCAAACTAAAACACGGTAATGACTCTTACCCGTTCCAAATAACTGCTATGGTACATGACAAAAGTAATGAGCATAATTATAATGGAGTTTCATGTGTGGATAGCAATAGTAAAGTATATAATACAGATTATAAAAAGGACAATAATATTGGAAATGACGGAGATATTCAAATTTTAACGgatataagaaatattttgaaaGATCTAACGATAAATAATGTTAAGCATGATGACTTCGAATCTTTAAGTAGCATCATAAACAAAGCTCAAAATAGTTCAACTCGAGATGAATTAAATAACATAGTGACGATCCTACGCAGCTTAAGTAATAAAACTCTGGAAagagaagaaataaaaatgaaaaatgatCGAAGTATACTCACACTTCTcgaaaaaattttgaaagtaaTCATCGCACAAAATTATGTCGCAACTCCTTTGCCTTTAAACAACACATCCAACAATACTGAATATTCGAAAGATTCTAAAGAGCTAGAAAACAACTTTGTTTTGGAAAAAGACAGAATGATTTCGGAGTTGGATGATAAAATTTCAGTGCTGATAAAGAAAATTGAGTCCAAAACGGATAGTAACAGTAAAAGTCCGATTTTCACAGAAGTGTGTACTGGCCTCATACTGACGATATTAGTTTGTCTTTGTTGTATTATTGGGTTTTATGTCTACAGGTTTCAGCTAATATCTGTAGGTCAAAGATCATCGAGCAGACGACAAATAACAGTAGACATGGATAATTCTAATCTCTAA
- the LOC121737243 gene encoding chaoptin-like isoform X1 → MKNPNFILISLGLMLIMGCGGAAGEIKGGFERQVDLFPSRRGCKLVRESCIYRAYCTDVIEIDYQSTYINNNYNECEFVIHNLGEAFLPINISYRGVNPKPFRNNYEYDADDYDGRYQLRSPNVFVQSADFSNNGNLYIMPDIKDLINLKTLNMSHNALTIATLSSSENPISLQEIDFSFNGIEIIDVGTEEHPYKELQVLNFSYNNLTIIPEAIFYHFTKLKKLDISHNSITTISSMAFFGLKQMLVLNLANNYITSLSQSLAKLYTLKELYLQENNISVIQYSDINSLQSLNTVDLSSNNIESIEQGVFNNMSQLNFLNLKNNHLQSLEINMFSNCNKLENVDLSENRITKLPIYLFKNKNMSHFSIAENNIEGSLVKGMFEGLKYVEKLDLSFQRITSVDDVCFLGVDNIKELLLNNNQISMLKKHSFKLLTQLIRLDLSHNFIYNFTLNTEDLLNLEYLSLCHNEITHIEKIQLQFLNKLEFLDVSGNKIIDIEPNSFSQLPYLKILLISNNHLEGSLSQNTFNGLQAVPELDLSYSFLTAISNGSFNGMEHLRRINISHCSIYDVSYNAFINTGNLDTLDLSYNKLTHFNINTTDIKMLTTLILRANVIKDLQYNLFDEMIQLQTLDLSRNSLFTLGEYIFKALSNLEFLDVSNNCNFTIGFEIIKPLHKLKTLQLSGTKVNITFESQNNSLLEELVMSNAGIKKLTNLNLINLFQLSQLVLSHNEISDLAGSIANMSNLHTLDLSFNKIKSLQPISFIGCSNLNVLNISHNSIANINYGAFDGLSALNVLDVSYNLLENLEDEKFYQMHSLKKLIVDNNKISYVTVEQFLGTRLQILSIGGNPLPCKILIKLKHGKGFYPFQITAMVHDKSSEHNYYGVSCVDSNSKVYNTDYKNDNNFENDGDIQILTDIRNILRDLTMNTVKHDDFESISTILNNSQNSSNRDELKNIVTILRSLSNKTLEREEIKIKNDQIIQESEKTNSLLERILKVIVAQNYVATPLPLNNTSNNTHVLNQYLKDLKELENNFVLEKERMVSELDDKISVLIKKIESKTDSNSKSPNFTEVCTGFILLILVCCVGFYVYRSQLISVGQRSLSRRQITVDMDNSNL, encoded by the exons ATGAAAAATCCGAATTTCATACTTATCAGCTTAG GACTCATGCTGATCATGGGATGTGGAGGTGCGGCCGGAGAAATAAAAGGAGGGTTCGAAAGGCAGGTCGACTTATTTCCAAGTAGACGTGGTTGCAAACTTGTCAGAGAAAGCTGTATATATCGTGCGTATTGCACAGATGTGATTGAAATTGACTATCAATcaacatacataaataataattataatgaatgTGAATTTGTAATACACAATCTCGGAGAGGCTTTTCTGCCAATAAATATTTCGTACAGAGGTGTCAATCCAAAACCTTTTAGAAACAATTATGAGTATGACGCAGATGATTATGATGGTCGATATCAGCTTAGAAGTCCTAATGTCTTTGTACAGTCTGCAGATTTCAGCAACAATGGCAATCTTTATATAATGCCTGATATAaaagatttaattaatttaaaaacattgaaTATGTCCCATAATGCACTAACTATAGCCACTCTATCAAGTTCCGAGAATCCTATTTCACTGCAGGAAATAGACTTTTCATTTAATGGTATTGAAATTATAGATGTTGGAACGGAAGAACATCCTTACAAAGAGCTACAAGTGTTAAATTTTTCGTACAATAATTTGACAATTATACCAGAAGcaattttttaccattttacaaaattaaagaaattagATATATCGCATAATTCTATCACTACTATTAGCTCTATGGCATTTTTTGGATTAAAACAAATGTTGGTATTAAATTTAGCTAACAACTATATCACAAGTCTCAGCCAATCACTTGCTAAACTGTATACGCTGAAAGAACTTTATCTTCAAGAAAATAATATCTCCGTCATACAATATAGTGACATAAATTCATTACAATCACTAAATACTGTTGATTTGAGTTCCAACAACATTGAATCTATAGAACAGggtgtttttaataatatgtcacagcttaattttcttaatttaaaaaataatcacttgcAATCATTAGAAATAAATATGTTTTCCAATTGTAATAAATTAGAAAACGTCGATTTGTCAGAAAATAGAATAACAAAACTGCCGATATACctattcaaaaacaaaaatatgtcaCACTTTTCTATAGCAGAGAATAACATAGAAGGAAGTTTAGTAAAAGGAATGTTTGAAGGATTAAAATATGTTGAAAAATTAGACCTCAGTTTTCAAAGGATAACATCAGTAGATGATGTCTGCTTCCTTGGTGTAGATAACATTAAGGAAttattactaaataataatcaaatatcGATGCTTAAAAAACATTCGTTTAAACTATTAACACAACTTATCCGATTAGATCTTTcacacaattttatttataactttactCTTAATACAGAGGACTTATTAAACCTTGAGTATCTTTCTTTGTGTCACAATGAAATAACTCACATAGAGAAGATTCAACTTCAGTTTTTAAATAAGTTAGAGTTTTTAGATGTATCGGGTAATAAAATAATCGATATCGAACCTAATTCGTTTAGTCAGCTGCCGTACCTGAAGATTTTACTTATAAGCAATAATCACCTTGAAGGAAGTCTATCACAGAATACTTTCAATGGCTTACAAGCTGTGCCCGAACTGGATCTATCGTATAGCTTCTTAACAGCTATAAGTAACGGGTCATTTAATGGGATGGAACATCTTCGCAGAATTAACATTTCGCATTGTTCTATATATGACGTAAGTTACAACGCATTCATAAATACTGGTAATCTAGATACTCTTGACTTATCGTATAATAAATTGACTCACTTCAATATAAATACGACAGATATTAAAATGCTTACAACTTTAATTTTACGAGCTAATGTAATTAAAGATCTACAATATAATTTGTTTGATGAAATGATTCAGTTACAAACGTTAGATCTATCTCGTAATAGCTTATTTACTTTAGGTGAATATATATTTAAAGCCCTCAGTAACTTAGAGTTTTTAGATGTATCAAACAACTGTAATTTTACCATAGGGTTTGAGATTATTAAGCCTCTCCATAAgttaaaaacactacaattatcTGGCACAAAAGTAAACATAACATTCGAAAGTCAAAATAACTCGTTATTGGAAGAATTGGTAATGTCCAATGCAGGAATAAAAAAGTTAACAAATTTGAATTTGATAAACCTTTTTCAATTGTCTCAATTAGTGTTAAGCCACAACGAAATATCTGATTTAGCAGGAAGTATTGCAAATATGAGCAATTTACATACCCTTGATTTGAGCTTTAATAAGATTAAAAGTTTGCAACCTATTTCATTTATAGGATGTAGTAATTTAAACGTGCTTAATATATCACATAACTCAATTGCCAATATAAACTACGGTGCCTTCGACGGATTGTCGGCATTGAATGTACTAGATGTATCGTATAATTTACTAGAGAACTTGGAAGATGAAAAATTTTATCAAATGCACTCTCTTAAAAAGCTGATTGttgataacaataaaatttcGTATGTCACTGTTGAACAGTTTTTAGGAACGAGGCTTCAAATATTAAGCATAGGCGGTAATCCTTTACCATGCAAAATTTTAATCAAACTCAAACATGGCAAAGGCTTTTACCCGTTCCAAATAACTGCCATGGTACATGACAAAAGCAGTgagcataattattatggagTTTCATGTGTGGATAGCAATAGTAAAGTGTATAATACAGattataaaaatgataataattttgaaaatgatggagatatacaaattttaacagatataagaaatattttgagAGATCTAACTATGAATACTGTTAAACATGATGACTTTGAATCTATAAGTACGATATTGAACAATAGTCAAAATAGCTCAAACCGAGATGAATTAAAAAACATAGTGACGATCTTACGTAGCTTAAGTAATAAAACTTTAGAAAgagaagaaattaaaataaaaaacgatcAAATTATACAGGAGTCAGAAAAAACGAATTCACTTCTCGAAAGAATTTTGAAAGTAATCGTCGCACAAAATTATGTCGCAACTCCTTTGCCTTTAAACAACACATCCAACAATACTCATGTACTCAATCAGTATTTGAAAGATTTAAAAGAGCTcgaaaacaattttgttttggAGAAAGAGAGAATGGTTTCGGAGTTGGATGATAAAATTTCAGTGCTGATAAAGAAAATTGAGTCCAAAACGGATAGTAACAGTAAAAGTCCGAATTTCACAGAAGTATGTACTGGCTTTATACTGTTGATATTAGTTTGTTGTGTTGGGTTTTATGTCTACAGGTCTCAGCTAATATCTGTCGGTCAAAGATCATTGAGCAGACGACAAATAACAGTAGACATGGATAATTCTAATCTTTAA